A stretch of Ipomoea triloba cultivar NCNSP0323 chromosome 11, ASM357664v1 DNA encodes these proteins:
- the LOC115997193 gene encoding nudix hydrolase 2-like, with translation MYRYTYKYRKKMAGKQQESGNAPRVFEAAEDTYGGVTVELSEWSVDSDDFVTVLRASLSQWRHQGKKGVWMKLSIQLACFVDAAVKEGFWFHHAEATYLMLVYWIPNTPHTIPSNASHRVGIGAFVINQTGQLLVVQENNGKFKGKGVWKLPTGVAEQGEDICDAAVREVREETGIDTEFVEILAFRQSHNSFFGKSDLFFVCMLRQLSLTINKQDSEIEKAQWMSIDEYAAQPFVQKREMFKNIAQICLAKRDNEYTGFSAIPTTTGFSAKNAYLYCNPEWMSHTH, from the exons ATGTATAGATACACATATAAATACAGAAAAAAAATGGCGGGAAAGCAGCAAGAGAGCGGCAATGCTCCACGGGTATTTGAGGCGGCGGAAGATACATACGGCGGCGTGACGGTGGAGCTGAGCGAGTGGTCCGTGGATTCCGACGACTTTGTCACTGTGCTCAGAGCTTCACTCTCCCAGTGGAGGCACCAG gggAAGAAAGGGGTTTGGATGAAACTATCAATACAACTAGCCTGTTTCGTTGATGCTGCAGTTAAG gaAGGGTTTTGGTTCCACCATGCAGAGGCAACGTACCTGATGTTGGTTTACTGGATTCCAAACACTCCCCACACTATTCCTTCCAATGCTTCTCATCGAGTCGGAATTGGAGCTTTCGTCATCAACCAAACTGGCCAA TTGCTGGTGGTTCAAGAAAACAACGGAAAGTTCAAAGGCAAAGGAGTCTGGAAACTTCCTACGGGCGTAGCTGAACAG GGTGAGGATATATGTGATGCAGCTGTAAGAGAAGTACGAGAAGAGACTGGG ATTGATACAGAATTTGTAGAAATATTGGCATTTAG GCAAAGTCACAACTCATTCTTTGGGAAATCAGATTTGTTCTTTGTTTGCATGCTGAGGCAACTCTCTTTGACCATCAATAAGCAAGACTCTGAGATTGAGAAAGCACAG TGGATGAGCATAGACGAATATGCGGCGCAACCGTTCGTGCAGAAACGTGAGATGTTTAAGAACATTGCCCAAATATGCTTAGCCAAGAGGGACAATGAATACACCGGATTTTCTGCTATTCCTACCACCACAGGCTTTTCTGCTAAGAACGCTTATTTGTATTGTAATCCTGAATGGATGAGTCACACGCATTAA
- the LOC115996834 gene encoding uncharacterized protein LOC115996834 — translation MIGVRRMVHGFWRQVHTKTWEGPSENLKKKVAEIERKRKSKSPRKTQVFIQVPDSMEWLDTPTMPMIIIAVGTAVVAKLLMTYDDSKSQETIEEKIKNAPEGQGTVRMLTREEWDAIQEIRPRTPFESKLARPNARIRTGEPIHLEDVKDWSVDVLSDALTRAEECVKHGSS, via the exons ATGATTGGGGTTCGTAGAATGGTGCATGGGTTTTGGAGGCAAGTGCATACAAAAACCTGGGAAGGTCCCAGCGAGAACTTGAAGAAAAAGGTTGCTGAAATTGAAAGGAAGAGGAAAAGCAAGAGCCCCCGGAAGACTCAAGTGTTTATTCAGGTGCCGGACTCAATGGAATGGCTGGACACTCCCACCATGCCGATGATAATCATCGCTGTTGGGACTGCTGTTGTTGCAAAGCTCTTGATGACG TATGATGACTCAAAATCTCAAGAGACAATTGAGGAGAAAATTAAGAATGCCCCTGAAGGTCAAGGGACAGTAAGGATGCTCACCCGCGAGGAATGGGATGCAATTCAAGAAATACGGCCAAGGACTCCATTTGAATCTAAACTTGCACGTCCCAATGCACGCATAAGGACTGGGGAGCCCATTCACTTG GAGGATGTGAAGGACTGGTCAGTTGATGTTTTATCAGATGCACTCACACGGGCTGAAGAATGTGTTAAACATGGATCAAGCTAG
- the LOC115997414 gene encoding uncharacterized protein LOC115997414, producing MASSSSSFSGILQRNIQSWIAVLVPSAVSLFFAMVSSGHSVVSISITSLALLISTAIMALKPPKPQAEIKICSSEIKKVAEGEEEEEQKGYSNDPSSSSEDYSDIDSTAQGSDDGSISDDDDDEESLFEICLLPYSGNFVGHEKESSKDCLMEFLTDMNEEDNMIEIDISMGSIKCSGF from the coding sequence atggcttcttcttcttcttctttttctgggATTCTCCAAAGAAACATACAATCTTGGATTGCTGTTCTTGTCCCATCTGCAGTTTCCTTGTTTTTTGCTATGGTTTCTTCAGGCCATAGTGTTGTGTCCATTTCCATCACATCTCTGGCTCTGCTCATCTCCACTGCAATCATGGCACTCAAACCCCCAAAACCCCAAGCAGAAATTAAAATCTGCAGCTCAGAAATCAAGAAAGTtgcagaaggagaagaagaagaggagcaGAAGGGGTACTCTAATGACCCATCATCTTCGAGTGAAGATTATTCAGACATTGACAGCACAGCACAGGGCTCAGATGATGGATCCAtctctgatgatgatgatgatgaggaaagCCTGTTTGAGATATGCCTTCTCCCCTACAGTGGAAACTTTGTTGGGCATGAAAAGGAAAGCTCCAAGGATTGTTTGATGGAATTCTTGACAGACATGAATGAGGAAGATAACATGATTGAGATCGACATATCCATGGGATCCATCAAGTGCTCAGGATTTTAG
- the LOC115996833 gene encoding uncharacterized protein LOC115996833 encodes MAGRANNLLACVFTPPPPKPKFAGTSTRRVSFLHNRTCFSIATKAPTIPRKIRLQIRRSSLTTPSSQDPVLEEDSSPERSEVEDEDGGGENGGDDGEGWSWTLSLLLFGFWAGLMYYVLILAPNQTPSTDLYFLKKLLNLKGDDGFRMNDVLVAEWYIMGLWPLVYSMLLLPTARTPKCSVPVWPFLVLSCIGGAYALFPFFILWKPPPPPVEETELRRWPLNFLESKLTAGILLASGLGLIVYAGISTGDWKEFYQYFRQSRFIHAMSIDFVLLSAFAPFWVFNDMTTRKWYNKGSWLLPVSAVPFLGPALYLLLRPPVPAVQASSSPSSLEEE; translated from the exons ATGGCCGGCAGAGCGAACAACCTCCTCGCCTGCGTCTTCACTCCACCCCCACCCAAGCCCAAATTCGCTGGAACCTCTACCCGCCGAGTCTCATTCCTTCACAATCGGACCTGCTTCTCCATAGCCACCAAAGCCCCAACGATTCCCCGGAAAATTCGCCTCCAAATACGCAGGAGTTCACTCACCACTCCGAGCTCACAGGACCCTGTTCTGGAAGAGGACTCCTCGCCGGAAAGGAGCGAGGTCGAGGATGAAGATGGCGGCGGCGAGAATGGAGGGGACGATGGAGAGGGATGGAGCTGGACGCTGTCGCTTCTCCTTTTCGGATTTTGGGCTGGCCTTATGTACTATGTTCTCATCCTCGCCCCTAATCAGACCCCG TCAACAGACTTGTATTTCCTGAAGAAGCTGCTTAACTTGAAAGGAGATGATGGTTTCAGAATGAATGATGTTCTTGTGGCTGAATGGTACATAATGGGTTTATGGCCTCTAGTATACAGTATGCTGCTGCTTCCTACCGCTAGAAC CCCCAAGTGCAGTGTTCCTGTCTGGCCCTTCCTTGTCCTTTCATGCATTGGTGGTGCATATGCtctctttcctttttttattcTCTGGAAGCCCCCGCCTCCACCTGTTGAAGAAACCGAGCTCAGAAGATGGCCTTTGAACTTCCTTGAATCGAAATTAACTGCAGGG ATTCTGTTGGCTTCGGGGCTAGGATTAATAGTTTATGCAGGTATTTCTACTGGGGACTGGAAGGAATTTTACCAGTACTTCAGACAGAGCAGATTT ATCCATGCAATGTCTATTGATTTCGTTCTACTCTCAGCATTCGCCCCATTCTGGGTGTTCAATGACATGACAACTCGGAAGTG GTACAACAAGGGTTCTTGGCTTCTTCCTGTGTCAGCCGTTCCATTCTTGGGTCCTGCATTATACCTTCTCCTACGGCCACCAGTCCCAGCAGTGCAGGCTTCCTCAAGCCCGAGTTCTTTAGAAGAAGAGTAA